One Panicum virgatum strain AP13 chromosome 3N, P.virgatum_v5, whole genome shotgun sequence DNA segment encodes these proteins:
- the LOC120666023 gene encoding protein PAIR1-like isoform X6 gives MSKTSLMNAQTDSAPAISTHCSPAEICISNIVMSCQVYLHFHLIGEQKFGLHDDSSKKMASLSVKRSRMQFANIPSSSPYQWKPSLPDSEPSNASTTFDVECKFQHLECSVHKMGMVLDSVQNDVIRLNRAMKDATLDSNSIKKKAVVLERSLQEICKGEDDLKELVENCTKTNPDQLNVMNSHSSNLDEISLTLSAWPKQIQADLRLLQSDISSVLTGEMQGIVRAIRSSESRPAATEMPDQSCTINKRPLVNPMPKVNEKPLPNQTTEVDRRSLNLEQLRKKNQQYQWRQPLKDGRQRHHSHQHCVHLLRAL, from the exons ATGTCTAAGACCTCTTTGATGAATGCCCAAACTGACAGTGCTCCTGCAATTTCTACTCACTGCTCCCCAGCTGAAATATGTATTAGTAACATTGTAATGTCTTGCCAAGTTTACCTCCATTTTCACCTGATTGGTGAGCAGAAATTTGGCCTGCACGACGACTCGTCGAAGAAGATGGCTTCATTGTCCGTTAAGAGATCTCGGATGCAATTTGCAAACATACCAAGTAGCAGTCCCTACCAATGGAAGCCTTCACTTCCTGACAGTGAACCCTCAAACGCCAGCACTACATTTG ATGTTGAGTGCAAATTTCAGCATTTGGAATGTTCAGTTCACAAGATGGGAATGGTGCTAGACTCAGTGCAAAATGATGTTATTCGTTTAAACAGGGCCATGAAGGATGCAACACTGGATT CTAACAGCATAAAGAAAAAGGCAGTTGTTCTGGAGAGGTCACTTCAGGAAATC TGTAAGGGAGAAGATGATCTCAAAGAACTAGTAGAGAACTGTACCAAAACCAATCCTGATCAGCTGAATGTTATGAACTCTCACTCCAGTAATCTGGATGAAATATCATTGACTCTTTCAGCATGGCCAAAACAAATACAAGCAGACTTAAGGTTACTGCAGAGTGACATCTCCAGTGTTCTTACAGGAGAGATGCAG GGCATTGTTAGAGCTATAAGATCTTCTGAAAGTAGGCCTGCTGCAACTGAAATGCCG GACCAGAGTTGCACCATCAACAAAAGACCCCTGGTGAACCCAATGCCAAAAGTAAATGAAAAGCCCCTACCAAATCAAACAACAGAAGTGGATCGAAGATCCCTG AATCTGGAGCagttgaggaagaagaaccaaCAATACCAGTGGAGGCAACCACTGAAGGACGGTCGGCAGCGTCACCACTCCCACCAGCACTGCGTGCATCTGCTTCGGGCATTATAA
- the LOC120666023 gene encoding protein PAIR1-like isoform X9: MSKTSLMNAQTDSAPAISTHCSPAEICISNIVMSCQVYLHFHLIGEQKFGLHDDSSKKMASLSVKRSRMQFANIPSSSPYQWKPSLPDSEPSNASTTFDVECKFQHLECSVHKMGMVLDSVQNDVIRLNRAMKDATLDSNSIKKKAVVLERSLQEICKGEDDLKELVENCTKTNPDQLNVMNSHSSNLDEISLTLSAWPKQIQADLRLLQSDISSVLTGEMQGIVRAIRSSESRPAATEMPDQSCTINKRPLVNPMPKVNEKPLPNQTTEVDRRSLPSYTFSLSCNGRKVEYGRRTRKGTGLYDHQLR; encoded by the exons ATGTCTAAGACCTCTTTGATGAATGCCCAAACTGACAGTGCTCCTGCAATTTCTACTCACTGCTCCCCAGCTGAAATATGTATTAGTAACATTGTAATGTCTTGCCAAGTTTACCTCCATTTTCACCTGATTGGTGAGCAGAAATTTGGCCTGCACGACGACTCGTCGAAGAAGATGGCTTCATTGTCCGTTAAGAGATCTCGGATGCAATTTGCAAACATACCAAGTAGCAGTCCCTACCAATGGAAGCCTTCACTTCCTGACAGTGAACCCTCAAACGCCAGCACTACATTTG ATGTTGAGTGCAAATTTCAGCATTTGGAATGTTCAGTTCACAAGATGGGAATGGTGCTAGACTCAGTGCAAAATGATGTTATTCGTTTAAACAGGGCCATGAAGGATGCAACACTGGATT CTAACAGCATAAAGAAAAAGGCAGTTGTTCTGGAGAGGTCACTTCAGGAAATC TGTAAGGGAGAAGATGATCTCAAAGAACTAGTAGAGAACTGTACCAAAACCAATCCTGATCAGCTGAATGTTATGAACTCTCACTCCAGTAATCTGGATGAAATATCATTGACTCTTTCAGCATGGCCAAAACAAATACAAGCAGACTTAAGGTTACTGCAGAGTGACATCTCCAGTGTTCTTACAGGAGAGATGCAG GGCATTGTTAGAGCTATAAGATCTTCTGAAAGTAGGCCTGCTGCAACTGAAATGCCG GACCAGAGTTGCACCATCAACAAAAGACCCCTGGTGAACCCAATGCCAAAAGTAAATGAAAAGCCCCTACCAAATCAAACAACAGAAGTGGATCGAAGATCCCTG CCTTCGTACACATTCAGTTTGTCCTGCAATGGAAGGAAAGTCGAATATGGTCGGAGAACAAGGAAAG GAACCGGTCTGTATGATCATCAACTCAGATGA
- the LOC120666023 gene encoding protein PAIR1-like isoform X2, protein MSKTSLMNAQTDSAPAISTHCSPAEICISNIVMSCQVYLHFHLIGEQKFGLHDDSSKKMASLSVKRSRMQFANIPSSSPYQWKPSLPDSEPSNASTTFDVECKFQHLECSVHKMGMVLDSVQNDVIRLNRAMKDATLDSNSIKKKAVVLERSLQEICKGEDDLKELVENCTKTNPDQLNVMNSHSSNLDEISLTLSAWPKQIQADLRLLQSDISSVLTGEMQGIVRAIRSSESRPAATEMPDQSCTINKRPLVNPMPKVNEKPLPNQTTEVDRRSLVSTTPVVNEKSPLKQTPVVNKTRPVNQTLVANERSPVSQTPVVNETPLVNQKPLANGRSLMNQSPVPNGRPQRKQNHAASVQLTHSRTMFLNRLIV, encoded by the exons ATGTCTAAGACCTCTTTGATGAATGCCCAAACTGACAGTGCTCCTGCAATTTCTACTCACTGCTCCCCAGCTGAAATATGTATTAGTAACATTGTAATGTCTTGCCAAGTTTACCTCCATTTTCACCTGATTGGTGAGCAGAAATTTGGCCTGCACGACGACTCGTCGAAGAAGATGGCTTCATTGTCCGTTAAGAGATCTCGGATGCAATTTGCAAACATACCAAGTAGCAGTCCCTACCAATGGAAGCCTTCACTTCCTGACAGTGAACCCTCAAACGCCAGCACTACATTTG ATGTTGAGTGCAAATTTCAGCATTTGGAATGTTCAGTTCACAAGATGGGAATGGTGCTAGACTCAGTGCAAAATGATGTTATTCGTTTAAACAGGGCCATGAAGGATGCAACACTGGATT CTAACAGCATAAAGAAAAAGGCAGTTGTTCTGGAGAGGTCACTTCAGGAAATC TGTAAGGGAGAAGATGATCTCAAAGAACTAGTAGAGAACTGTACCAAAACCAATCCTGATCAGCTGAATGTTATGAACTCTCACTCCAGTAATCTGGATGAAATATCATTGACTCTTTCAGCATGGCCAAAACAAATACAAGCAGACTTAAGGTTACTGCAGAGTGACATCTCCAGTGTTCTTACAGGAGAGATGCAG GGCATTGTTAGAGCTATAAGATCTTCTGAAAGTAGGCCTGCTGCAACTGAAATGCCG GACCAGAGTTGCACCATCAACAAAAGACCCCTGGTGAACCCAATGCCAAAAGTAAATGAAAAGCCCCTACCAAATCAAACAACAGAAGTGGATCGAAGATCCCTGGTGAGCACAACACCAGTAGTGAATGAAAAATCTCCATTGAAGCAAACACCAGTAGTGAATAAAACACGACCAGTGAACCAAACGCTGGTAGCAAATGAAAGATCTCCAGTGAGCCAAACACCAGTAGTGAACGAAACACCACTGGTGAACCAAAAACCATTAGCAAATGGAAGATCCCTGATGAACCAAAGTCCAGTTCCTAATGGAAGGCCCCAGAGGAAACAGAATCATGCAGCAAGTGTACAGCTCACGCACTCTCGAACAATGTTTTTAAATCGCCTAATCGTCTGA
- the LOC120666023 gene encoding protein PAIR1-like isoform X3: MSKTSLMNAQTDSAPAISTHCSPAEICISNIVMSCQVYLHFHLIGEQKFGLHDDSSKKMASLSVKRSRMQFANIPSSSPYQWKPSLPDSEPSNASTTFDVECKFQHLECSVHKMGMVLDSVQNDVIRLNRAMKDATLDSNSIKKKAVVLERSLQEICKGEDDLKELVENCTKTNPDQLNVMNSHSSNLDEISLTLSAWPKQIQADLRLLQSDISSVLTGEMQGIVRAIRSSESRPAATEMPSCTINKRPLVNPMPKVNEKPLPNQTTEVDRRSLVSTTPVVNEKSPLKQTPVVNKTRPVNQTLVANERSPVSQTPVVNETPLVNQKPLANGRSLMNQSPVPNGRPQRKQNHAASVQLTHSRTMFLNRLIV; the protein is encoded by the exons ATGTCTAAGACCTCTTTGATGAATGCCCAAACTGACAGTGCTCCTGCAATTTCTACTCACTGCTCCCCAGCTGAAATATGTATTAGTAACATTGTAATGTCTTGCCAAGTTTACCTCCATTTTCACCTGATTGGTGAGCAGAAATTTGGCCTGCACGACGACTCGTCGAAGAAGATGGCTTCATTGTCCGTTAAGAGATCTCGGATGCAATTTGCAAACATACCAAGTAGCAGTCCCTACCAATGGAAGCCTTCACTTCCTGACAGTGAACCCTCAAACGCCAGCACTACATTTG ATGTTGAGTGCAAATTTCAGCATTTGGAATGTTCAGTTCACAAGATGGGAATGGTGCTAGACTCAGTGCAAAATGATGTTATTCGTTTAAACAGGGCCATGAAGGATGCAACACTGGATT CTAACAGCATAAAGAAAAAGGCAGTTGTTCTGGAGAGGTCACTTCAGGAAATC TGTAAGGGAGAAGATGATCTCAAAGAACTAGTAGAGAACTGTACCAAAACCAATCCTGATCAGCTGAATGTTATGAACTCTCACTCCAGTAATCTGGATGAAATATCATTGACTCTTTCAGCATGGCCAAAACAAATACAAGCAGACTTAAGGTTACTGCAGAGTGACATCTCCAGTGTTCTTACAGGAGAGATGCAG GGCATTGTTAGAGCTATAAGATCTTCTGAAAGTAGGCCTGCTGCAACTGAAATGCCG AGTTGCACCATCAACAAAAGACCCCTGGTGAACCCAATGCCAAAAGTAAATGAAAAGCCCCTACCAAATCAAACAACAGAAGTGGATCGAAGATCCCTGGTGAGCACAACACCAGTAGTGAATGAAAAATCTCCATTGAAGCAAACACCAGTAGTGAATAAAACACGACCAGTGAACCAAACGCTGGTAGCAAATGAAAGATCTCCAGTGAGCCAAACACCAGTAGTGAACGAAACACCACTGGTGAACCAAAAACCATTAGCAAATGGAAGATCCCTGATGAACCAAAGTCCAGTTCCTAATGGAAGGCCCCAGAGGAAACAGAATCATGCAGCAAGTGTACAGCTCACGCACTCTCGAACAATGTTTTTAAATCGCCTAATCGTCTGA
- the LOC120666023 gene encoding protein PAIR1-like isoform X8 — MSKTSLMNAQTDSAPAISTHCSPAEICISNIVMSCQVYLHFHLIGEQKFGLHDDSSKKMASLSVKRSRMQFANIPSSSPYQWKPSLPDSEPSNASTTFDVECKFQHLECSVHKMGMVLDSVQNDVIRLNRAMKDATLDSNSIKKKAVVLERSLQEICKGEDDLKELVENCTKTNPDQLNVMNSHSSNLDEISLTLSAWPKQIQADLRLLQSDISSVLTGEMQGIVRAIRSSESSCLSYYSSWLKDQSCTINKRPLVNPMPKVNEKPLPNQTTEVDRRSLPSYTFSLSCNGRKVEYGRRTRKGTGLYDHQLR, encoded by the exons ATGTCTAAGACCTCTTTGATGAATGCCCAAACTGACAGTGCTCCTGCAATTTCTACTCACTGCTCCCCAGCTGAAATATGTATTAGTAACATTGTAATGTCTTGCCAAGTTTACCTCCATTTTCACCTGATTGGTGAGCAGAAATTTGGCCTGCACGACGACTCGTCGAAGAAGATGGCTTCATTGTCCGTTAAGAGATCTCGGATGCAATTTGCAAACATACCAAGTAGCAGTCCCTACCAATGGAAGCCTTCACTTCCTGACAGTGAACCCTCAAACGCCAGCACTACATTTG ATGTTGAGTGCAAATTTCAGCATTTGGAATGTTCAGTTCACAAGATGGGAATGGTGCTAGACTCAGTGCAAAATGATGTTATTCGTTTAAACAGGGCCATGAAGGATGCAACACTGGATT CTAACAGCATAAAGAAAAAGGCAGTTGTTCTGGAGAGGTCACTTCAGGAAATC TGTAAGGGAGAAGATGATCTCAAAGAACTAGTAGAGAACTGTACCAAAACCAATCCTGATCAGCTGAATGTTATGAACTCTCACTCCAGTAATCTGGATGAAATATCATTGACTCTTTCAGCATGGCCAAAACAAATACAAGCAGACTTAAGGTTACTGCAGAGTGACATCTCCAGTGTTCTTACAGGAGAGATGCAG GGCATTGTTAGAGCTATAAGATCTTCTGAAA GTTCCTGTCTGTCTTATTATTCATCTTGGCTGAAGGACCAGAGTTGCACCATCAACAAAAGACCCCTGGTGAACCCAATGCCAAAAGTAAATGAAAAGCCCCTACCAAATCAAACAACAGAAGTGGATCGAAGATCCCTG CCTTCGTACACATTCAGTTTGTCCTGCAATGGAAGGAAAGTCGAATATGGTCGGAGAACAAGGAAAG GAACCGGTCTGTATGATCATCAACTCAGATGA
- the LOC120666023 gene encoding protein PAIR1-like isoform X7 — protein MSKTSLMNAQTDSAPAISTHCSPAEICISNIVMSCQVYLHFHLIGEQKFGLHDDSSKKMASLSVKRSRMQFANIPSSSPYQWKPSLPDSEPSNASTTFDVECKFQHLECSVHKMGMVLDSVQNDVIRLNRAMKDATLDSNSIKKKAVVLERSLQEICKGEDDLKELVENCTKTNPDQLNVMNSHSSNLDEISLTLSAWPKQIQADLRLLQSDISSVLTGEMQGIVRAIRSSESRPAATEMPSCTINKRPLVNPMPKVNEKPLPNQTTEVDRRSLNLEQLRKKNQQYQWRQPLKDGRQRHHSHQHCVHLLRAL, from the exons ATGTCTAAGACCTCTTTGATGAATGCCCAAACTGACAGTGCTCCTGCAATTTCTACTCACTGCTCCCCAGCTGAAATATGTATTAGTAACATTGTAATGTCTTGCCAAGTTTACCTCCATTTTCACCTGATTGGTGAGCAGAAATTTGGCCTGCACGACGACTCGTCGAAGAAGATGGCTTCATTGTCCGTTAAGAGATCTCGGATGCAATTTGCAAACATACCAAGTAGCAGTCCCTACCAATGGAAGCCTTCACTTCCTGACAGTGAACCCTCAAACGCCAGCACTACATTTG ATGTTGAGTGCAAATTTCAGCATTTGGAATGTTCAGTTCACAAGATGGGAATGGTGCTAGACTCAGTGCAAAATGATGTTATTCGTTTAAACAGGGCCATGAAGGATGCAACACTGGATT CTAACAGCATAAAGAAAAAGGCAGTTGTTCTGGAGAGGTCACTTCAGGAAATC TGTAAGGGAGAAGATGATCTCAAAGAACTAGTAGAGAACTGTACCAAAACCAATCCTGATCAGCTGAATGTTATGAACTCTCACTCCAGTAATCTGGATGAAATATCATTGACTCTTTCAGCATGGCCAAAACAAATACAAGCAGACTTAAGGTTACTGCAGAGTGACATCTCCAGTGTTCTTACAGGAGAGATGCAG GGCATTGTTAGAGCTATAAGATCTTCTGAAAGTAGGCCTGCTGCAACTGAAATGCCG AGTTGCACCATCAACAAAAGACCCCTGGTGAACCCAATGCCAAAAGTAAATGAAAAGCCCCTACCAAATCAAACAACAGAAGTGGATCGAAGATCCCTG AATCTGGAGCagttgaggaagaagaaccaaCAATACCAGTGGAGGCAACCACTGAAGGACGGTCGGCAGCGTCACCACTCCCACCAGCACTGCGTGCATCTGCTTCGGGCATTATAA
- the LOC120666023 gene encoding protein PAIR1-like isoform X10, which translates to MSKTSLMNAQTDSAPAISTHCSPAEICISNIVMSCQVYLHFHLIGEQKFGLHDDSSKKMASLSVKRSRMQFANIPSSSPYQWKPSLPDSEPSNASTTFDVECKFQHLECSVHKMGMVLDSVQNDVIRLNRAMKDATLDSNSIKKKAVVLERSLQEICKGEDDLKELVENCTKTNPDQLNVMNSHSSNLDEISLTLSAWPKQIQADLRLLQSDISSVLTGEMQGIVRAIRSSESRPAATEMPNLEQLRKKNQQYQWRQPLKDGRQRHHSHQHCVHLLRAL; encoded by the exons ATGTCTAAGACCTCTTTGATGAATGCCCAAACTGACAGTGCTCCTGCAATTTCTACTCACTGCTCCCCAGCTGAAATATGTATTAGTAACATTGTAATGTCTTGCCAAGTTTACCTCCATTTTCACCTGATTGGTGAGCAGAAATTTGGCCTGCACGACGACTCGTCGAAGAAGATGGCTTCATTGTCCGTTAAGAGATCTCGGATGCAATTTGCAAACATACCAAGTAGCAGTCCCTACCAATGGAAGCCTTCACTTCCTGACAGTGAACCCTCAAACGCCAGCACTACATTTG ATGTTGAGTGCAAATTTCAGCATTTGGAATGTTCAGTTCACAAGATGGGAATGGTGCTAGACTCAGTGCAAAATGATGTTATTCGTTTAAACAGGGCCATGAAGGATGCAACACTGGATT CTAACAGCATAAAGAAAAAGGCAGTTGTTCTGGAGAGGTCACTTCAGGAAATC TGTAAGGGAGAAGATGATCTCAAAGAACTAGTAGAGAACTGTACCAAAACCAATCCTGATCAGCTGAATGTTATGAACTCTCACTCCAGTAATCTGGATGAAATATCATTGACTCTTTCAGCATGGCCAAAACAAATACAAGCAGACTTAAGGTTACTGCAGAGTGACATCTCCAGTGTTCTTACAGGAGAGATGCAG GGCATTGTTAGAGCTATAAGATCTTCTGAAAGTAGGCCTGCTGCAACTGAAATGCCG AATCTGGAGCagttgaggaagaagaaccaaCAATACCAGTGGAGGCAACCACTGAAGGACGGTCGGCAGCGTCACCACTCCCACCAGCACTGCGTGCATCTGCTTCGGGCATTATAA
- the LOC120666023 gene encoding protein PAIR1-like isoform X4 — protein MSKTSLMNAQTDSAPAISTHCSPAEICISNIVMSCQVYLHFHLIGEQKFGLHDDSSKKMASLSVKRSRMQFANIPSSSPYQWKPSLPDSEPSNASTTFDVECKFQHLECSVHKMGMVLDSVQNDVIRLNRAMKDATLDSNSIKKKAVVLERSLQEICKGEDDLKELVENCTKTNPDQLNVMNSHSSNLDEISLTLSAWPKQIQADLRLLQSDISSVLTGEMQGIVRAIRSSESSCLSYYSSWLKDQSCTINKRPLVNPMPKVNEKPLPNQTTEVDRRSLNLEQLRKKNQQYQWRQPLKDGRQRHHSHQHCVHLLRAL, from the exons ATGTCTAAGACCTCTTTGATGAATGCCCAAACTGACAGTGCTCCTGCAATTTCTACTCACTGCTCCCCAGCTGAAATATGTATTAGTAACATTGTAATGTCTTGCCAAGTTTACCTCCATTTTCACCTGATTGGTGAGCAGAAATTTGGCCTGCACGACGACTCGTCGAAGAAGATGGCTTCATTGTCCGTTAAGAGATCTCGGATGCAATTTGCAAACATACCAAGTAGCAGTCCCTACCAATGGAAGCCTTCACTTCCTGACAGTGAACCCTCAAACGCCAGCACTACATTTG ATGTTGAGTGCAAATTTCAGCATTTGGAATGTTCAGTTCACAAGATGGGAATGGTGCTAGACTCAGTGCAAAATGATGTTATTCGTTTAAACAGGGCCATGAAGGATGCAACACTGGATT CTAACAGCATAAAGAAAAAGGCAGTTGTTCTGGAGAGGTCACTTCAGGAAATC TGTAAGGGAGAAGATGATCTCAAAGAACTAGTAGAGAACTGTACCAAAACCAATCCTGATCAGCTGAATGTTATGAACTCTCACTCCAGTAATCTGGATGAAATATCATTGACTCTTTCAGCATGGCCAAAACAAATACAAGCAGACTTAAGGTTACTGCAGAGTGACATCTCCAGTGTTCTTACAGGAGAGATGCAG GGCATTGTTAGAGCTATAAGATCTTCTGAAA GTTCCTGTCTGTCTTATTATTCATCTTGGCTGAAGGACCAGAGTTGCACCATCAACAAAAGACCCCTGGTGAACCCAATGCCAAAAGTAAATGAAAAGCCCCTACCAAATCAAACAACAGAAGTGGATCGAAGATCCCTG AATCTGGAGCagttgaggaagaagaaccaaCAATACCAGTGGAGGCAACCACTGAAGGACGGTCGGCAGCGTCACCACTCCCACCAGCACTGCGTGCATCTGCTTCGGGCATTATAA
- the LOC120666023 gene encoding protein PAIR1-like isoform X1, with protein sequence MSKTSLMNAQTDSAPAISTHCSPAEICISNIVMSCQVYLHFHLIGEQKFGLHDDSSKKMASLSVKRSRMQFANIPSSSPYQWKPSLPDSEPSNASTTFDVECKFQHLECSVHKMGMVLDSVQNDVIRLNRAMKDATLDSNSIKKKAVVLERSLQEICKGEDDLKELVENCTKTNPDQLNVMNSHSSNLDEISLTLSAWPKQIQADLRLLQSDISSVLTGEMQGIVRAIRSSESSCLSYYSSWLKDQSCTINKRPLVNPMPKVNEKPLPNQTTEVDRRSLVSTTPVVNEKSPLKQTPVVNKTRPVNQTLVANERSPVSQTPVVNETPLVNQKPLANGRSLMNQSPVPNGRPQRKQNHAASVQLTHSRTMFLNRLIV encoded by the exons ATGTCTAAGACCTCTTTGATGAATGCCCAAACTGACAGTGCTCCTGCAATTTCTACTCACTGCTCCCCAGCTGAAATATGTATTAGTAACATTGTAATGTCTTGCCAAGTTTACCTCCATTTTCACCTGATTGGTGAGCAGAAATTTGGCCTGCACGACGACTCGTCGAAGAAGATGGCTTCATTGTCCGTTAAGAGATCTCGGATGCAATTTGCAAACATACCAAGTAGCAGTCCCTACCAATGGAAGCCTTCACTTCCTGACAGTGAACCCTCAAACGCCAGCACTACATTTG ATGTTGAGTGCAAATTTCAGCATTTGGAATGTTCAGTTCACAAGATGGGAATGGTGCTAGACTCAGTGCAAAATGATGTTATTCGTTTAAACAGGGCCATGAAGGATGCAACACTGGATT CTAACAGCATAAAGAAAAAGGCAGTTGTTCTGGAGAGGTCACTTCAGGAAATC TGTAAGGGAGAAGATGATCTCAAAGAACTAGTAGAGAACTGTACCAAAACCAATCCTGATCAGCTGAATGTTATGAACTCTCACTCCAGTAATCTGGATGAAATATCATTGACTCTTTCAGCATGGCCAAAACAAATACAAGCAGACTTAAGGTTACTGCAGAGTGACATCTCCAGTGTTCTTACAGGAGAGATGCAG GGCATTGTTAGAGCTATAAGATCTTCTGAAA GTTCCTGTCTGTCTTATTATTCATCTTGGCTGAAGGACCAGAGTTGCACCATCAACAAAAGACCCCTGGTGAACCCAATGCCAAAAGTAAATGAAAAGCCCCTACCAAATCAAACAACAGAAGTGGATCGAAGATCCCTGGTGAGCACAACACCAGTAGTGAATGAAAAATCTCCATTGAAGCAAACACCAGTAGTGAATAAAACACGACCAGTGAACCAAACGCTGGTAGCAAATGAAAGATCTCCAGTGAGCCAAACACCAGTAGTGAACGAAACACCACTGGTGAACCAAAAACCATTAGCAAATGGAAGATCCCTGATGAACCAAAGTCCAGTTCCTAATGGAAGGCCCCAGAGGAAACAGAATCATGCAGCAAGTGTACAGCTCACGCACTCTCGAACAATGTTTTTAAATCGCCTAATCGTCTGA
- the LOC120666023 gene encoding protein PAIR1-like isoform X5 encodes MASLSVKRSRMQFANIPSSSPYQWKPSLPDSEPSNASTTFDVECKFQHLECSVHKMGMVLDSVQNDVIRLNRAMKDATLDSNSIKKKAVVLERSLQEICKGEDDLKELVENCTKTNPDQLNVMNSHSSNLDEISLTLSAWPKQIQADLRLLQSDISSVLTGEMQGIVRAIRSSESSCLSYYSSWLKDQSCTINKRPLVNPMPKVNEKPLPNQTTEVDRRSLVSTTPVVNEKSPLKQTPVVNKTRPVNQTLVANERSPVSQTPVVNETPLVNQKPLANGRSLMNQSPVPNGRPQRKQNHAASVQLTHSRTMFLNRLIV; translated from the exons ATGGCTTCATTGTCCGTTAAGAGATCTCGGATGCAATTTGCAAACATACCAAGTAGCAGTCCCTACCAATGGAAGCCTTCACTTCCTGACAGTGAACCCTCAAACGCCAGCACTACATTTG ATGTTGAGTGCAAATTTCAGCATTTGGAATGTTCAGTTCACAAGATGGGAATGGTGCTAGACTCAGTGCAAAATGATGTTATTCGTTTAAACAGGGCCATGAAGGATGCAACACTGGATT CTAACAGCATAAAGAAAAAGGCAGTTGTTCTGGAGAGGTCACTTCAGGAAATC TGTAAGGGAGAAGATGATCTCAAAGAACTAGTAGAGAACTGTACCAAAACCAATCCTGATCAGCTGAATGTTATGAACTCTCACTCCAGTAATCTGGATGAAATATCATTGACTCTTTCAGCATGGCCAAAACAAATACAAGCAGACTTAAGGTTACTGCAGAGTGACATCTCCAGTGTTCTTACAGGAGAGATGCAG GGCATTGTTAGAGCTATAAGATCTTCTGAAA GTTCCTGTCTGTCTTATTATTCATCTTGGCTGAAGGACCAGAGTTGCACCATCAACAAAAGACCCCTGGTGAACCCAATGCCAAAAGTAAATGAAAAGCCCCTACCAAATCAAACAACAGAAGTGGATCGAAGATCCCTGGTGAGCACAACACCAGTAGTGAATGAAAAATCTCCATTGAAGCAAACACCAGTAGTGAATAAAACACGACCAGTGAACCAAACGCTGGTAGCAAATGAAAGATCTCCAGTGAGCCAAACACCAGTAGTGAACGAAACACCACTGGTGAACCAAAAACCATTAGCAAATGGAAGATCCCTGATGAACCAAAGTCCAGTTCCTAATGGAAGGCCCCAGAGGAAACAGAATCATGCAGCAAGTGTACAGCTCACGCACTCTCGAACAATGTTTTTAAATCGCCTAATCGTCTGA